One Sulfurimonas sp. C5 genomic region harbors:
- a CDS encoding uroporphyrinogen-III synthase: MSKKIYLFSTTSHPETKHINSLDTKFFTPEIDFSLYDSLIITSKQVIRALEQYEKEKYINKAALCVSMQTAKSFENIGGTVLKTGSGYGENLGNLITKFPKEMKWLYLRAKNIASDFVTQTKELGYDIDEVIVYETFCSKSILKTEVENDAVLIFTSPSSVECFLKNNKIKDTQKIVVIGKTTAKALPKNSNFVISAETTIDSCVKIAKTL, translated from the coding sequence ATGTCAAAAAAAATTTATCTTTTCTCTACAACTTCACATCCAGAAACAAAACATATTAACTCTTTAGATACAAAATTTTTTACTCCTGAAATTGATTTTTCACTATACGATTCTTTGATCATTACTTCCAAACAGGTTATTCGTGCTTTGGAACAGTACGAAAAAGAAAAATACATAAATAAAGCTGCATTATGTGTATCTATGCAAACGGCAAAAAGTTTTGAAAATATAGGTGGAACCGTGTTAAAAACAGGTTCTGGGTATGGAGAGAATTTAGGAAATTTAATTACTAAATTTCCGAAAGAGATGAAATGGTTGTATTTAAGAGCAAAAAACATAGCATCCGATTTTGTAACTCAAACCAAAGAGCTTGGATATGACATTGATGAAGTGATTGTATATGAAACTTTTTGCTCTAAAAGCATTTTAAAGACTGAAGTAGAGAATGATGCCGTGCTTATATTTACTTCACCTTCAAGCGTTGAGTGTTTTTTGAAAAATAATAAGATAAAAGATACACAAAAGATTGTTGTAATAGGGAAAACGACAGCTAAAGCTTTGCCAAAAAATAGCAACTTTGTGATCTCCGCTGAAACAACAATTGATTCGTGTGTGAAAATAGCAAAAACGCTTTGA
- the purD gene encoding phosphoribosylamine--glycine ligase, whose amino-acid sequence MKILILGSGGREYSIGLAIANENAGHELFFQPGNGATDNLGTNINIKDYNELAEWAKENEIELTIVGPEAPLVDGVVDIFKANGLTIFGPSKEAAQLEGSKVYMKNFLAKYNIPTARYIESDSIEELYKFTDTLSTPIVVKADGLCGGKGVIIAQSHDEAKKTIGEMLSGKAFGDAGKKVIVEEFLDGYELSMFAICDGDDYILLQAAQDHKRVGDGDTGPNTGGMGAYAPTPLVDETLYQKVKDRIIRPTLDGMKEEGAPFEGVLFIGIMVVNGEPITLEFNVRFGDPECEILMPLMKSSVSDMFYKAATNRLNEIEVEFSKQYAVGIVMASENYPYGDSKPAEIILDDVHHEEIEKYTHISFAGVSKEDDGKLYATGGRVLLCIGLGDTIKEARDRAYLRCGQVHFAGKKFRTDIAYQAL is encoded by the coding sequence ATGAAAATTTTAATTTTAGGTTCTGGCGGTCGTGAATATTCTATCGGTTTGGCAATTGCAAATGAAAATGCCGGACATGAACTCTTTTTTCAGCCTGGAAACGGTGCAACAGATAATCTTGGTACAAATATTAATATTAAAGATTATAATGAATTAGCTGAGTGGGCAAAAGAGAATGAGATAGAACTAACAATTGTAGGACCTGAAGCTCCACTAGTTGATGGTGTTGTAGATATTTTCAAGGCAAACGGTTTAACAATTTTCGGACCAAGTAAAGAAGCAGCACAGCTAGAAGGTTCAAAAGTTTATATGAAAAACTTTTTGGCAAAATATAACATTCCAACTGCTCGTTATATAGAGAGTGATTCTATTGAAGAACTTTATAAATTTACAGACACTTTAAGTACACCTATAGTTGTGAAAGCTGATGGGCTTTGCGGTGGTAAAGGTGTTATCATTGCTCAGTCTCATGATGAAGCTAAGAAAACTATCGGTGAGATGTTAAGTGGAAAAGCGTTTGGCGATGCCGGTAAAAAAGTTATTGTTGAAGAGTTCTTGGACGGGTATGAGCTTTCAATGTTCGCAATTTGTGATGGGGATGATTACATTCTGCTTCAAGCGGCACAGGACCATAAACGTGTAGGGGATGGTGACACAGGTCCTAACACAGGCGGTATGGGTGCATATGCTCCAACTCCACTTGTTGATGAAACACTTTACCAAAAAGTAAAAGACAGAATTATTCGTCCAACACTAGATGGGATGAAAGAAGAGGGTGCTCCGTTTGAGGGTGTACTTTTTATCGGTATCATGGTTGTAAACGGTGAACCTATTACATTGGAATTTAACGTACGTTTTGGAGATCCGGAATGTGAGATTTTAATGCCTCTTATGAAATCAAGTGTAAGTGATATGTTCTATAAAGCGGCAACAAATAGACTTAATGAGATCGAAGTAGAGTTCTCAAAACAATATGCTGTAGGTATTGTTATGGCAAGTGAAAACTATCCATACGGTGATTCTAAGCCTGCAGAGATTATTTTAGATGATGTGCACCATGAAGAGATTGAAAAGTACACACATATCTCTTTCGCAGGAGTATCTAAAGAAGATGATGGTAAACTTTATGCAACAGGTGGAAGAGTTTTACTTTGTATCGGTTTAGGTGATACAATTAAAGAAGCACGTGACAGAGCATATTTAAGATGTGGTCAAGTGCATTTTGCCGGGAAAAAATTTAGAACAGATATTGCATATCAAGCTTTATAG
- a CDS encoding RDD family protein, with amino-acid sequence MNEEIESILHREGFTLADTKKRAMAFFIDEMLLSFLLILALYDNFSSAANIEEWINVTNQFVLEYMMMKIVYQAFFVMQYGATIGKLVMKIKVIEIRTLDNPNVLSSLNRAIFRVISEMFLYLGFLWGIMDPARQTWHDKTARTLVIDA; translated from the coding sequence TTGAACGAAGAGATTGAGAGTATATTGCATCGAGAAGGCTTTACATTGGCCGATACAAAAAAAAGAGCGATGGCTTTTTTTATAGATGAGATGTTACTCTCATTTTTACTTATTCTTGCATTGTATGATAATTTTAGCAGTGCTGCAAACATTGAAGAGTGGATTAACGTTACAAACCAATTTGTCTTAGAATATATGATGATGAAGATTGTGTACCAAGCTTTTTTTGTAATGCAGTACGGTGCAACAATCGGTAAATTAGTGATGAAAATTAAAGTAATTGAAATAAGAACTTTAGATAATCCTAATGTTTTAAGTTCACTCAATCGTGCTATTTTTAGAGTTATTAGTGAAATGTTTTTATATCTTGGATTTTTGTGGGGTATTATGGATCCAGCTCGACAAACTTGGCATGATAAAACTGCAAGAACTTTGGTTATAGATGCTTAA